Proteins from one Mercurialis annua linkage group LG7, ddMerAnnu1.2, whole genome shotgun sequence genomic window:
- the LOC126656261 gene encoding uncharacterized protein LOC126656261, whose product MDKTWMVKSWNSDEYKAGVEQFLKFAFCNASQDGKILCPCRCCVNRYLQTREETRVHLRCDGFLPGYTKWICHGEKSSDASTSSIFSESTSSRGVEYVQVQPNLRKPDDIVGLLHDAMGVVRQVGDNISLDVDEEVDSENAGIDIEQPGVSTTGVSSEFQKLLEDVDKEVYPGCKTFSKLSCILHIYHMKYLNGWTEKSGSMLLEFLFDLLPEGALLPKTYYEAKKIITTLGLDYKKIDACENDCMLFWGEKSSDEICSKCGTSRWVVNKNEQVKYNDNSVNKPAANRKKPAKVLRYFPLIPRLQRLFISKKTSTDMRWHVMGRIEDGMLRHPADGVAWKAFDAQFPNFSSDPRNVRFGLSSDGFNPFRTMSTNYSTWPVMLIPYNMSPWICMKQSSFILSMIIPGKKGPGNDIDIYLQPLIEELKLLWEGVETYDAFGSETFNLRGALMWTINDFPAYAYLSGWSTKGKFACPCCAEFTNSRWLYKGGKHCYMGHRRWLPHDHSFRFMEHLFDGTQELGTAPVRATSGDVLNQLDDLQFGLDQLGKYSKSKKGKRKKQTVDIDEANPEMEIDVDDLRKAAMKHWKKKSIFFMLPYWEHNLLRHNLDVMHIEKNVCDNLIGTLLNLEYKSKDNEKARLDLVDMGIREELHPIEDANGKRRLPLACFSLTSTEKDIFCQVLKNMKLPDGYSSNFSRCVNLKDRKISGLKSHDCHILIEDLLPLALKACSPSKQLTSIVIELAAFFKSICSKSIDPKELDKI is encoded by the coding sequence atggacaAAACTTGGATGGTTAAGTCGTGGAATAGTGATGAATACAAAGCTGGAGTTGAACAATTTCTTAAATTTGCATTTTGTAATGCATCTCAAGATGGGAAGATATTATGTCCATGTAGATGTTGCGTTAATCGCTATCTACAAACAAGGGAAGAAACTAGAGTGCATCTAAGGTGTGACGGGTTTTTACCGGGGTATACTAAATGGATTTGTCATGGAGAGAAATCCTCTGATGCTTCAACATCATCCATTTTTTCAGAAAGTACTAGTTCACGTGGAGTGGAATATGTCCAAGTGCAACCAAACCTACGAAAGCCTGATGACATAGTAGGATTATTGCATGATGCTATGGGTGTTGTTAGGCAAGTGGGTGATAACATATCATTAGATGTGGATGAAGAGGTGGATTCCGAAAATGCAGGAATAGACATAGAACAACCAGGAGTATCCACCACAGGGGTGTCTAGTGAATTTCAGAAGCTACTAGAGGATGTTGACAAAGAAGTATATCCAGGGTGTAAGACATTTTCTAAATTGTCTTGCATCTTACACATATATCACATGAAATATCTTAATGGATGGACAGAGAAATCCGGTAGTATGCTCTTGGAGTTTCTGTTTGATTTGCTTCCAGAAGGTGCCTTACTGCCTAAAACTTATTATGAGGCTAAGAAGATTATTACAACATTAGGTcttgattataaaaaaattgatgctTGTGAAAATGACTGCATGTTGTTTTGGGGTGAAAAATCAAGTGATGAAATTTGCAGTAAATGTGGCACATCAAGATGGGTGGTTAATAAGAACGAGCAAGTAAAATACAATGATAATTCAGTGAATAAGCCTGCTGCAAATAGGAAGAAGCCCGCCAAAGTTTTGCGTTATTTTCCGTTAATACCAAGGCTGCAAAGACTGTTTATTTCAAAGAAGACTTCTACTGACATGAGGTGGCATGTTATGGGTCGCATAGAAGATGGAATGCTTAGACATCCTGCAGATGGGGTAGCTTGGAAAGCATTTGATGCTCAATTTCCAAATTTCTCGTCCGATCCACGAAATGTTAGATTTGGTCTTTCTAGTGACGGGTTCAATCCTTTCAGAACAATGAGTACTAATTATAGTACTTGGCCTGTCATGTTGATTCCATATAACATGTCACCCTGGATTTGCATGAAGCaatcatcttttattttatcaatgatCATTCCAGGGAAAAAGGGTCCTGGAAATGACATTGATATCTACTTGCAACCTCTAATAGAAGAGCTGAAATTGTTATGGGAAGGTGTGGAAACCTACGACGCTTTTGGGAGTGAAACTTTTAACTTAAGAGGTGCATTAATGTGGACTATTAATGACTTCCCTGCTTATGCTTATTTATCGGGTTGGAGTACTAAAGGGAAGTTTGCTTGTCCATGTTGTGCTGAATTCACAAATTCAAGATGGTTATATAAGGGTGGAAAACATTGCTATATGGGTCATCGTCGGTGGTTGCCACATGATCATTCATTTCGCTTTATGGAACATCTTTTTGATGGAACCCAAGAATTAGGCACGGCACCTGTACGAGCTACAAGTGGTGATGTTTTAAACCAATTAGATGATCTTCAATTTGGTTTAGATCAATTAGGAAAATACTCCAAGTCTAAGAAAGGGAAAAGAAAAAAGCAAACGGTAGACATTGATGAAGCTAATCCAGAGATGGAAATTGATGTTGATGATTTGAGAAAAGCTGCCATGAAGCATTGGAAGAAGAAAAGCATATTTTTTATGCTACCTTATTGGGAGCATAATCTATTACGTCACAATCTTGATGTGATGCATATAGAAAAAAATGTGTGTGACAACCTCATTGGCACTCTATTGAATCTTGAATATAAGTCAAAAGATAATGAAAAGGCTCGTCTTGACTTAGTAGACATGGGTATTAGAGAAGAACTTCATCCTATAGAAGACGCAAATGGTAAAAGACGATTGCCTTTAGCATGCTTTTCTTTGACTTCAACAGAGAAGGATATTTTTTGTCAAGTTCTTAAGAATATGAAATTGCCTGATGGCTATTCTTCAAATTTTTCTAGGTGTGTAAACCTAAAGGATCGGAAAATTAGTGGGCTCAAGAGTCACGACTGTCATATTTTGATTGAGGATCTCCTTCCTCTTGCATTGAAAGCTTGTAGTCCATCTAAACAATTAACTTCAATAGTGATTGAGTTGGCTGCATTTTTCAAATCTATATGCTCAAAATCAATTGATCCGAAAGAACTTGACAAAATCTAA
- the LOC126656137 gene encoding PLAT domain-containing protein 2-like gives MAVITNLITFLIFFTLLNVAVSDNCAYFISIKTGTRRYAGTDSVIQFTFSGGSSSDKVLANLEDFGVMEAGHNYYEDGSFDNFVYSGPCLSSPVCYIKLSSDQSGSQPGWYVNYVKITTYHCKITKPHVQNFTVNLWIKSSATRNLCDNQAISIADE, from the exons ATGGCAGTCATCACTAACCTTATCACTTTTCTGATCTTCTTTACTCTGCTCAATGTGGCCGTTTCG GATAATTGCGCGTATTTCATATCCATAAAGACCGGAACGAGAAGATATGCAGGAACAGACTCCGTTATACAGTTTACGTTCTCCGGAGGCAGTTCTTCAGACAAAGTACTCGCAAACCTCGAGGATTTCGGTGTTATGGAGGCAGGCCATAACTACTATGAGGATGGAAGTTTCGACAATTTCGTTTATTCGGGACCATGCCTTAGCTCTCCGGTGTGTTATATAAAATTGAGCTCTGATCAGAGTGGTTCACAACCTGGGTGGTATGTTAACTACGTAAAAATCACAACTTATCACTGTAAAATTACGAAGCCTCACGTGCAAAACTTCACTGTGAATCTGTGGATTAAGTCATCTGCTACCAGGAATTTATGTGACAATCAAGCCATTAGTATTGCCGATGAATAA